A single region of the Neodiprion pinetum isolate iyNeoPine1 chromosome 5, iyNeoPine1.2, whole genome shotgun sequence genome encodes:
- the LOC124219126 gene encoding uncharacterized protein encodes MMSGATEDEPESRCSDLFRSEHLQEYLGRVVETLGIRSPKFCVTLGSKVGDNYAGVIYRVEIEGQSNGVPVKIQTIFKIPPTNEIVREIMQIEHLFLREHEFYSEIVPIFKEFLQAHRKTLGNIPECYFSTSIDHKEAICMEDLQSKGFVMRDRIKQLDFAHASLVLRALGRFHAVSFGLRDQKQEVFASKISHHKEPLFRPDVVQHPSFIERCEILENLVKMALADEDPRYTKRFTEFRKAVTYDDFACPFTGCNAEPYAVLNHGDLWTNNLLFKYDEDHGEPQDLYFLDFQSVRYVSPAIDISYVLFCSCNQELRNRHFDELIKIYHESLSAYLYELGSEPQKLFPYEELLRQMRKFSTSTGITAMMVLPAFTSQGDDVKAFEALNSDIADSEDRIQRDYFWRNTLRDTYKDLIDRNYI; translated from the exons ATGATGTCGGGAGCAACTGAAGATGAGCCGGAATCTCGTTGTTCAGACTTGTTTAGATCGGAACATCTCCAAGAATACTTGGGACGGGTCGTTGAAACGCTGGGGATTAGAAGTCCCAAGTTCTGCGTAACACTTGGTTCAAAAGTGGGTGACAACTACGCGGGCGTGATTTATCGTGTCGAAATTGAGGGCCAGAGTAACGGAGTACCTgtcaaaattcaaacgatATTTAAAATTCCTCCCACGAATGAAATCGTTCGCGAAATAATGCAAATCGAACATTTGTTCTTGCGGGAACACGAGTTCTACTCCGAAATCGTGCCGATATTCAAGGAGTTCTTACAAGCTCATCGCAAGACATTAGGAAATATTCCAGAGTGCTATTTTTCTACCAGCATCGATCACAAGGAG GCGATTTGTATGGAAGATTTGCAGTCGAAGGGATTCGTGATGCGCGATCGAATAAAGCAGCTGGATTTCGCGCATGCATCTCTCGTTCTGCGTGCTCTGGGACGATTTCACGCAGTGAGTTTTGGGCTTCGCGATCAGAAGCAGGAAGTCTTCGCAAGCAAAATATCCCACCATAAGGAACCGCTTTTCAGACCGGATGTGGTGCAGCATCCGAGTTTTATTGAGCGTTGCGAGATTCTGGAGAACCTAGTTAAAATG GCTCTCGCCGATGAGGATCCGCGGTACACGAAAAGATTTACGGAGTTTCGAAAAGCTGTCACCTACGACGACTTCGCCTGTCCGTTCACAGGATGTAACGCCGAACCGTATGCGGTTTTGAATCACGGGGACTTATGGACGAACAATTTGCTTTTCAAGTACGACGAG GACCACGGGGAACCACAGGACTTATACTTTTTGGATTTTCAATCAGTGCGTTACGTGTCACCGGCGATAGACATTTCGTACGTGCTATTCTGCAGCTGCAACCAAGAGTTGAGGAACAGACACTTCGACGAGTTGATAAAAATCTACCACGAATCGCTGTCAGCTTATCTTTATGAGCTTGGCTCTGAACCACAGAAACTGTTTCCTTATGAAGAATTATTGAGgcaaatgagaaaatttagtaCCAGTACTGGTATAACAGCTATGATGGTTCTTCCGGCTTTCACTAGCCAAGGAGATGACGTCAAGGCTTTCGAGGCATTAAATAGCGATATTGCGGATTCAGAAGATCGAATTCAGAGAGACTATTTCTGGCGGAACACTTTGAGAGACACTTACAAAGATTTGATTGACAGAAACTATATTTAA
- the LOC124219127 gene encoding dynein axonemal light chain 1, which yields MSGVGKPTTCKDAIRRWEEATGLEASSAVEVNLSFQWPPIEKMDNALSVLVKCEKLTLSTNMIEKIAGISSLKNLKILSIGRNLIKAFSGLEPLIETLEELWISYNSIEKMKGITCMKNLRVLYMSNNLVREWNELSKLQELPSLRDLLFVGNPLCDGLETEAWRAEVARRLPNLEKLDGEPIIRTEDGPLGALAKTECPPLPKSPEQTAG from the exons ATGTCTGGCGTGGGAAAGCCTACCACGTGTAAAGATGCTATCAGAAGATGGGAGGAAGCAACCGGACTTGAAGCGTCTTCCGCGGTCGAAGTCAACCTCAGTTTTCAGTGGCCACCGATCGAGAAAATGGATAACGCTTTGTCTGTCCTCGTAAAGTGTGAAAAACTTACCTTGTCGACTAACATGATCGAGAAGATTGCTG GTATTTcgtcattgaaaaatttgaaaattctctcGATCGGTCGGAATCTAATCAAGGCATTCTCCGGCCTCGAACCGCTGATAGAAACATTAGAGGAGTTGTGGATATCGTACAACAGCATCGAAAAAATGAAGGGAATAACTTGCATGAAGAACCTCAGAGTTTTGTACATGTCGAACAACTTGGTACGCGAATGGAACGAGTTGTCCAAGCTGCAGGAGTTGCCGAGCCTTAGAGACCTGCTTTTCGTTGGAAATCCTCTCTGCGATGGTTTAGAG ACGGAAGCTTGGAGAGCAGAAGTAGCCAGGCGTCTTCCAAACTTGGAGAAACTCGACGGAGAGCCAATTATTCGCACGGAGGATGGACCCTTGGGAGCTTTGGCGAAGACCGAATGTCCACCATTGCCAAAATCTCCGGAGCAAACAGCGGGATGA